The following are encoded in a window of Castanea sativa cultivar Marrone di Chiusa Pesio chromosome 5, ASM4071231v1 genomic DNA:
- the LOC142636405 gene encoding BAG family molecular chaperone regulator 3-like, with product MMKKRSNGYGKMSESSTTTSTTSMPRIEEEEVEWEMRPGGMLVQKRSDNVKDLPPAPNVRLRVAYGALRYEISVNSSATFGEVKKVLTAETGLQPDEQRVMFRGKERENGHYLDMCGVKDRSKLILIQDPSSIERRFIEMRRNAKIQNAYRAISDVSMEVDKLVDQVSAIEKSISNRVKVPEVQITTLIEMLMRQAIKLDNISAEGDASAQKNLQGKRVQKCVESLDVLKISNAKVKPVIVTTKWETFDPPPSVAQWEFFD from the exons ATGATGAAGAAAAGGTCAAATGGGTACGGTAAAATGAGTGAGAGCTCAACCACAACCTCCACGACCTCTATGCCtagaattgaagaagaagaagttgagtGGGAGATGAGGCCAGGTGGAATGTTAGTCCAGAAAAGAAGCGACAATGTTAAGGACCTTCCACCAGCTCCAAATGTACGGCTTCGTGTTGCTTATGGTGCCCTCCGCTACGAGATCTCGGTCAATTCTAGTGCCACTTTCG GAGAGGTGAAGAAGGTTCTAACAGCTGAGACAGGACTACAGCCAGATGAACAGAGGGTAATGTTTAGAGGGAAAGAGCGAGAGAATGGCCATTACTTGGACATGTGCGGGGTCAAAGACCGTTCCAAACTCATACTAATCCAAGACCCTTCAAGCATCGAGCGGAGATTCATCGAGATGCGTAGGAACGCCAAGATCCAAAATGCTTATCGTGCCATCTCGGACGTGTCTATGGAGGTCGATAAACTGGTGGATCAA GTCTCTGCCATTGAAAAGTCCATCTCAAATCGGGTTAAGGTACCGGAAGTTCAGATCACAACATTAATTGAGATGCTCATGAGACAAGCAATCAAGCTAGATAACATTTCTGCAGAAGGAGATGCTTCTGCTCAGAAGAATTTGCAG GGCAAGAGGGTGCAAAAGTGTGTTGAAAGCCTTGATGTTCTGAAGATATCAAATGCAAAAGTAAAGCCTGTTATTGTCACGACCAAGTGGGAGACATTTGATCCTCCACCTTCAGTAGCCCAATGGGAATTTTTCGATTGA